A stretch of Caenibius tardaugens NBRC 16725 DNA encodes these proteins:
- a CDS encoding DUF2842 domain-containing protein, which translates to MRDKPTLRIPFGILGLLICLTVYILLVAKAVDQIAAWPVLVQTVIYIVLGTIWLLPLKRFLVWMETGSWRIPPGK; encoded by the coding sequence ATGCGCGACAAACCAACCCTCCGTATTCCCTTCGGCATTCTTGGCCTGCTGATCTGCCTGACCGTCTATATCCTGCTGGTCGCCAAGGCAGTGGATCAGATCGCCGCCTGGCCAGTGCTGGTGCAGACCGTGATCTATATCGTTCTGGGGACGATCTGGCTGCTGCCGCTGAAGCGTTTTCTGGTGTGGATGGAAACCGGCAGCTGGCGGATTCCACCGGGCAAATAA
- a CDS encoding 5-formyltetrahydrofolate cyclo-ligase, with protein sequence MAEISKDALRQIFRNRRRAHVAALPSGTRALLFHRPPRPIVDLIPEGAQIGLYRATPNEAPAAAYARFFQEAGHRIALPRFSARNEPMGFAEFADPFDESDLVQGPYGMAQPPESALAITPDVLFVPLLGFTADGHRLGQGGGHYDRWLEAHPGTIAIGLAWDCQLNDELPLEPHDRHMTAIITPTRLYGPY encoded by the coding sequence GTGGCGGAAATCTCAAAGGACGCTCTCAGACAAATCTTCCGCAACCGGCGGCGCGCGCACGTGGCGGCCCTGCCCAGCGGGACACGGGCGCTCCTGTTTCACCGCCCGCCGCGACCCATTGTGGACCTTATCCCCGAAGGCGCGCAAATCGGCCTGTACCGCGCCACACCCAACGAAGCGCCTGCTGCGGCCTACGCCCGCTTCTTCCAGGAGGCGGGACACAGAATCGCCCTGCCCCGGTTTTCCGCGCGCAATGAACCCATGGGATTCGCTGAATTTGCCGATCCTTTTGATGAGAGCGACCTTGTTCAGGGCCCTTACGGCATGGCGCAACCGCCCGAATCGGCCCTTGCGATTACACCTGATGTCCTTTTCGTTCCGCTGCTCGGATTCACGGCTGACGGGCACAGGCTCGGTCAGGGTGGTGGGCACTACGATCGCTGGCTTGAAGCGCACCCCGGCACGATCGCGATCGGCCTTGCCTGGGATTGCCAATTGAACGATGAATTACCGCTGGAGCCACATGACCGCCATATGACGGCGATTATCACGCCAACACGGCTCTACGGCCCATATTAG
- a CDS encoding cell division protein ZapA codes for MSNVTLKIGGRQYAVACADGEEEHISELGQLIDDKIASMGPAGAQNESRALLFAALLMADELHEARNNRAKAAATAPPSSGPSLAELAPALEQIAQRIENLATRVENT; via the coding sequence ATGAGCAACGTCACTCTCAAGATCGGTGGACGCCAATATGCGGTCGCCTGTGCCGACGGCGAGGAAGAACATATCAGCGAACTTGGCCAGCTGATTGACGACAAGATCGCCTCCATGGGGCCTGCAGGCGCGCAGAACGAGTCGCGCGCACTGCTGTTCGCCGCGCTTCTTATGGCCGACGAACTGCACGAAGCGCGCAACAACAGGGCGAAAGCGGCCGCAACCGCCCCGCCTTCCAGCGGCCCGTCTCTCGCCGAATTGGCCCCGGCGCTGGAACAGATTGCTCAACGGATAGAAAATCTCGCCACGCGGGTGGAGAACACTTGA